A section of the Hemibagrus wyckioides isolate EC202008001 linkage group LG04, SWU_Hwy_1.0, whole genome shotgun sequence genome encodes:
- the LOC131352399 gene encoding E3 ubiquitin-protein ligase TRIM35-like, with protein MAMRLSFSEKDLLCPLCKRIFVDPVMLSCSHDFCRVCLAKCWEKKKKPKCPLCKKRSSKTLPPPNLHLKMLCDRFQLEKNNPAASEILCKLHEEKLKLFCLEDKQPVCVVCKDSKIHSNHNFRPLEEAAQEHREEVETKLKPLQDNLDSFLKAKRTCDLNIQHIKSQAQHIEKQIKSEFEKLRQFLQDEETKQLSALRKEEKEKSQALEETSDFITKEILQLSTTIKSILKELETEDTSFLMNYKATLEKTKYDLKETKKESESLINVTEHLANLQFRVWEKMKDIVEYYPVILNPNTAHPRLNLSDDLTMFVCQDQHKQLPENPERFEHHLWVLGSEGFNSGTHSWEVEVENSAEWALGVVTGYKTRGFYYVGVWKSHYQNVRYGASASNNSTTILDLKKDLQRIRVELDCDHGHISFSDPITGHNLKTFWYNFTDRVYPYFCNHCVLYPLRILPEDTFVTVEQTVYSAYRVDCESSDSSA; from the exons ATGGCAATGCGATTATCTTTCTCAGAGAAGGACCTCTTATGTCCTTTGTGCAAACGTATCTTCGTGGATCCTGTCATGTTGTCTTGTAGTCATGACTTCTGTAGGGTTTGCTTGGCAAAATGctgggagaagaaaaagaaacctAAATGTCCTTTGTGCAAGAAACGGTCTTCCAAAACATTGCCTCCGCCAAACCTGCACTTAAAGATGTTGTGCGACAGATTTCAACTAGAGAAAAATAATCCAGCTGCATCTGAGATCCTGTGCAAGCTGCATGAAGAGAAACTCAAACTCTTCTGCCTCGAGGACAAACAgccagtgtgtgttgtgtgtaaagactcaaaaatacacagcaaccACAATTTCCGACCACTGGAAGAAGCAGCGCAAGAACACAGG GAGGAGGTTGAAACTAAACTGAAACCCCTGCAAGACAATCTTGATTCGTTCCTAAAGGCAAAACGGACTTGTGATCTTAACATTCAACACATTAAG AGCCAGGCTCAGCACATAGAAAAGCAGATTAAGAGCGAGTTTGAGAAACTTCGCCAGTTTCTGCAAGATGAAGAGACGAAGCAATTATCTGCACTGAGgaaggaggagaaagaaaaatccCAGGCGTTGGAGGAAACCTCTGACTTCATAACCAAAGAGATTTTACAACTTTCAACAACCATCAAATCTATCCTAAAAGAATTAGAGACAGAGGATACGTCTTTCCTAATG AACTACAAAGCTACTCTGGAAAA AACTAAATATGACCTAAAGGAAACTAAAAAAGAGTCAGAATCACTGATTAATGTGACAGAGCATCTGGCCAACCTGCAGTTTAGAGTATGGGAGAAGATGAAGGATATAGTTGAATACT ATCCTGTGATTCTAAACCCGAACACCGCACATCCACGTCTCAATCTGTCTGACGACCTGACTATGTTTGTGTGCCAAGATCAACACAAGCAGCTTCCTGAaaatccagagagatttgaacATCATTTGTGGGTCCTAGGCTCTGAGGGATTTAACTCCGGGACTCACAGCTGGGAGGTCGAGGTGGAAAACAGTGCGGAATGGGCATTAGGTGTTGTGACAGGCTATAAAACAAGAGGTTTCTACTATGTAGGTGTATGGAAAAGCCATTACCAAAACGTTAGGTATGGTGCCAGTGCCTCTAACAATTCTACCACCATCCTCGATTTGAAGAAGGACCTGCAGAGGATCAGAGTAGAGCTGGATTGTGACCATGGACACATCTCATTCTCAGATCCAATCACCGGCCACAATCTAAAAACCTTTTGGTACAATTTTACAGACAGAGTTTATCCATACTTCTGCAATCATTGTGTACTTTACCCTCTGAGGATTTTACCAGAGGATACTTTCGTCACGGTAGAACAGACTGTTTACAGTGCATATAGGGTTGATTGTGAGAGCAGTGACTCCTCTGCTTAG